From Juglans regia cultivar Chandler chromosome 8, Walnut 2.0, whole genome shotgun sequence, the proteins below share one genomic window:
- the LOC109017247 gene encoding major pollen allergen Ole e 10-like, producing the protein MKMKIARGTLAIILPLALAFLLSFAACSESRTHVNEKRLQVAFSRSHLKGKKLQPAKADDKEAVLSSDRTEKGSTTNTWCIAKPSTNNDKLLHNVEYSCGEDNVDCHSIQLGGSCFHPNNAVSHASFAMNLFYQDSGKHPWNCDFNGTGLIVSDNPSFGKCQYPA; encoded by the exons ATGAAAATGAAGATCGCTAGAGGGACATTGGCAATAATCCTTCCTCTGGCATTGGCGTTTCTTCTGTCTTTCGCTGCTTGCTCTG AGTCAAGGACGCATGTAAATGAGAAAAGGCTGCAAGTAGCTTTTTCAAGATCACATCTGAAGGGGAAAAAGCTGCAG CCCGCAAAAGCAGACGACAAGGAAGCAGTACTGTCTTCTGATCGAACGGAAAAAGGGTCGACGACGAACACGTGGTGCATTGCAAAGCCGTCGACAAATAATGATAAACTTCTTCACAACGTGGAATACAGCTGCGGGGAAGATAATGTGGACTGTCATAGCATTCAGCTTGGAGGAAGCTGCTTCCATCCAAACAATGCAGTCTCTCATGCTTCATTTGCTATGAATCTCTTCTACCAGGATTCCGGGAAGCACCCTTGGAACTGCGACTTTAATGGAACCGGTCTCATAGTTTCTGACAACCCAT CTTTTGGTAAATGTCAGTATCCGGCTTGA
- the LOC109000475 gene encoding squamosa promoter-binding-like protein 1, with the protein MDARFGGEDHHFFAMRTADLRAMGKRSLEWDLNEWKWDGHLFTASPMNLVPSGSMDQQFSPLGSGIPPTGGSSNSSSSCSDEVNLGIEKVKWELEKRRRVNLLDEGNLNDEEAGTLALKLGGQGYQVPEREVGNWEGMSGKKTKLVGGTSNRAICQVDNCGADLSNAKDYHRRHKVCEMHSKASKALVGNIMQRFCQQCSRFHVLQEFDEGKRSCRRRLAGHNKRRRKTNPDSVVNGSTLNDDQTSGYLLISLLRILSNMHSNRSDQATDQDLLTHLLRSLANQSGEHRRKNIPAIMQDPPSSLNAPNSINAGNSHGNSELVSTLLSNGTEAPLRPPKQLHSIPVSEIPRQGRSVDDARSEDIQTASSTKPCSLNSPPAYSEVGDGTAQQIKMNNFDLNDIYIDSDDGMEDIERSPVPANTGTSSLDSHQSSPPQTSGHSDSVSTQSPASSSGDAQSRTDRIVFKLFGKEPSDFPLVLRAQILDWLSHSPTDIESYIRPGCIILTIYLHQAEAAWEELSNNLSSSLKRLLDVSDDSFWRTGWVYIRVQHQIAFVNNGQVVIDTSLPFRNNNYGKIMSVKPIAISASERAQFLVRGINLTRPATRLLCALEGNYLVMENTHDSMDTCHNFEEHDELQSIHFSCSIPAVNGRGFIEIEDHGFSSSFFPFIVTEEDVCSEIRSLESALELTGTNSDFEGAGMEAKNQALDFIHEMGWLLYRNQLKSRFGHLNSNADLFPLKRFKWLMEFSMDHDWCSVVRKLLDILLDGTVGAGEHPSLNLALGEMGLLHRAVRRNSRALVELLLRYQVSDELRSKHMALFGGGTESFLFRPDVLGPGGLTPLHIAAGKDGSVNVLEALTDDPKMVGIEAWKGAHDSTGATPEDYARLRGHFSYIHLVQKKINKRSAGHLVVDIPNVLSYCSANQKQHDELVASFEMGTELRHIQQQCKLCDQKLAYGTACRSLVYRPVMLSMVAIAAVCVCVALLFKSSPEVMYVFRPFRWELLDCGTS; encoded by the exons ATGGATGCCAGATTTGGAGGTGAAGATCATCATTTCTTTGCTATGCGTACTGCAGATTTGCGAGCCATGGGGAAGAGGAGTTTGGAGTGGGATTTGAATGAATGGAAATGGGATGGGCATCTTTTCACGGCCAGCCCAATGAATCTGGTGCCTTCAGGTAGCATGGACCAGCAATTTTCCCCCCTTGGATCTGGGATTCCACCAACTGGGGGCTCGTCGAATAGTTCTTCGTCATGCTCTGATGAAGTGAATCTGGGAATTGAGAAAGTGAAGTGGGAAttggagaagaggaggagggtTAATCTGCTGGATGAGGGCAATTTGAACGATGAAGAAGCAGGTACCCTTGCGTTGAAGCTTGGCGGGCAAGGTTATCAGGTGCCTGAGAGGGAAGTAGGAAACTGGGAAGGAATGAGTGGAAAGAAGACCAAGTTGGTTGGGGGTACTTCAAACCGTGCCATTTGTCAAGTGGACAACTGTGGAGCTGATCTGAGCAATGCCAAGGATTATCATAGGCGGCACAAGGTATGTGAGATGCATTCCAAGGCCAGTAAGGCGCTCGTGGGGAACATCATGCAACGATTCTGTCAGCAGTGTAGTAG GTTTCATGTACTTCAGGAATTTGATGAGGGGAAGAGAAGCTGTCGTAGACGTTTGGCCGGCCACAATAAACGGAGGAGGAAAACAAATCCTGATAGTGTTGTTAATGGAAGTACACTGAATGATGATCAGACTAGTGGTTATCTATTGATTAGTCTATTGAGGATACTTTCCAACATGCACT CCAACAGATCTGACCAAGCAACGGATCAGGATCTACTAACGCATCTTCTAAGGAGCCTTGCCAACCAAAGTGGTGAACACAGGAGAAAAAACATACCTGCGATTATGCAGGATCCTCCAAGTTCGCTAAATGCTCCAAATTCGATAAATGCTGGGAATTCACATGGAAATTCTGAGTTGGTTTCTACTTTACTCTCAAACGGTACTGAAGCCCCTTTGAGGCCTCCTAAACAGCTTCACTCTATACCTGTATCTGAAATTCCACGGCAAGGCCGGAGTGTAGATGATGCTAGAAGTGAAGACATACAAACCGCCTCTTCTACAAAACCATGCAGTTTGAACAGCCCTCCAGCTTACTCAGAAGTCGGAGATGGTACTGCACAGCAGATCAAGATGAACAATTTTGACTTGAATGACATATATATTGACTCAGATGATGGCATGGAAGATATTGAGAGATCACCTGTCCCTGCTAATACAGGGACTAGCTCCCTTGACTCTCATCAGTCAAGTCCACCTCAAACTAGTGGACATTCAGATTCAGTGTCTACCCAGTCGCCTGCAAGTTCAAGTGGAGATGCTCAG AGCCGCACAGATCGAATTGTATTTAAACTATTTGGGAAAGAACCAAGCGATTTTCCTCTTGTACTGCGAGCACAG ATTCTTGACTGGTTATCGCACAGTCCTACTGACATTGAGAGCTATATTAGGCCTGGTTGTATAATTCTGACTATTTATCTACATCAGGCTGAGGCTGCATGGGAGGAA CTCAGCAATAACTTGAGTTCCAGTTTAAAAAGGCTTTTGGATGTCTCTGATGACTCTTTCTGGAGAACAGGATGGGTTTATATCAGGGTGCAGCATCAAATAGCCTTTGTTAACAATG GTCAGGTTGTCATAGACACATCCTTACCTTtcagaaataataattatggcAAAATAATGAGTGTCAAACCTATTGCCATATCTGCATCTGAGAGAGCTCAGTTTCTAGTTAGAGGCATTAACCTGACTCGGCCTGCCACAAG GTTACTATGTGCACTTGAAGGGAATTATCTGGTCATGGAAAATACTCATGATTCAATGGACACTTGTCATAACTTTGAGGAGCATGATGAGCTCCAAAGCATCCACTTTTCTTGCTCTATTCCTGCAGTGAATGGAAGAGGATTCATTGAG ATTGAAGATCATGGCTTTAGCAGCagcttttttccttttatagtCACAGAGGAAGATGTTTGTTCAGAGATTCGTTCACTTGAGAGTGCATTGGAGTTGACTGGAACTAATTCTGATTTTGAGGGGGCTGGAATGGAAGCCAAGAATCAAGCCTTGGATTTTATCCATGAAATGGGTTGGCTTCTTTATAGAAACCAGCTGAAGTCTAGATTTGGTCACTTGAATTCTAATGCAGACCTCTTTCCTCTTAAACGGTTCAAGTGGCTCATGGAGTTCTCGATGGACCATGATTGGTGCTCTGTAGTGAGAAAGCTACTTGACATCCTGCTTGATGGAACTGTGGGTGCAGGAGAACACCCTTCCCTGAATCTTGCATTAGGGGAGATGGGTCTCCTTCACAGAGCTGTAAGGAGAAATAGTAGGGCATTGGTGGAGCTTCTTTTAAGATATCAGGTTTCAGACGAATTGAGATCTAAACACATGGCGTTGTTTGGTGGCGGCACTGAAAGCTTCTTGTTTAGACCTGATGTTTTAGGCCCTGGAGGTTTGACACCACTTCACATTGCAGCCGGTAAAGATGGTTCTGTGAATGTATTGGAGGCATTAACGGATGATCCCAAAATG GTGGGAATTGAAGCCTGGAAGGGTGCTCATGACAGCACAGGTGCCACACCTGAAGATTATGCTCGTTTACGTGGCCATTTTTCGTACATCCATCTGgtgcaaaagaaaattaacaaaagatCAGCTGGGCATTTGGTGGTTGATATTCCCAATGTTCTCTCATACTGCAGTGCAAATCAGAAGCAACATGATGAGCTGGTCGCCAGCTTTGAAATGGGGACTGAATTGAGACATATCCAACAACAATGCAAGCTTTGTGATCAGAAACTTGCTTATGGAACGGCTTGCAGGTCTCTGGTGTACAGGCCCGTTATGCTTTCAATGGTAGCTATAGCGGCGGTCTGTGTCTGTGTGGCCCTTCTGTTTAAAAGCTCACCTGAAGTTATGTACGTGTTCCGCCCCTTCAGGTGGGAATTGTTGGACTGTGGTACGAGCTAA
- the LOC108999620 gene encoding glucan endo-1,3-beta-D-glucosidase-like: MNKEQQPAKADDKEAVLSSDRTEKGSTTNTWCIAKPSTNNDKLLHNVEYSCGEDNVDCHSIQLGGSCFHPNNAVSHASFAMNLFYQDSGKHPWNCDFNGTGLIVSDNPSFGKCQYPA, translated from the exons ATGAATAAGGAACAGCAG CCCGCAAAAGCAGACGACAAGGAAGCAGTACTGTCTTCTGATCGAACGGAAAAAGGGTCGACGACGAACACGTGGTGCATTGCAAAGCCGTCGACAAATAATGATAAACTTCTTCACAACGTGGAATACAGCTGCGGGGAAGATAATGTGGACTGTCATAGCATTCAGCTTGGAGGAAGCTGCTTCCATCCAAACAATGCAGTCTCTCATGCTTCATTTGCTATGAATCTCTTCTACCAGGATTCCGGGAAGCACCCTTGGAACTGCGACTTTAATGGAACCGGTCTCATAGTTTCTGACAACCCAT CTTTTGGTAAATGTCAGTATCCGGCTTGA